In SAR324 cluster bacterium, the DNA window CGAACTGGGTCTCAGCAGGTTTGCAGAAGGCGATACGCGTCTTACGATGCCACGCTTTCAGGAGCCCAATATTTCTCAAAATCGTGAACTCATCAAAAAGCTCAGTCAAGTCTGTGCTGAAATCAGTTGTTCTCTAGCACAGATAGCAATTGCATGGCTGCTAGCCCAAGGTGAGCGCGTGCTGCCGATTCCAGGGACAGTCAAGATTGATCACTTGGAAGACGATCTTGGAGCTGCTTCTGTAACGCTCTCAGCCGAAATTTTGTCGAAGTTGGATGACTTGTTTCAGCCTGAGAAGATTCATGGTTTTCGTTATCCATCCCTGGGAATGTCAGAGGTTGACACGGAGCGCTTCGCCTGTGAACAGTAGGTTTTAATCTCAGACAGAATTAATGGATGTTGCGTAAAGATGTCATGCCTGCCGGATATTTACTTTCAGACTCGATTCAGTTCTAGTAGCCCAGTTCTTCAATGGCCAAAAGCTTTTGCGATCATCACGGCTTGGCCTACGACAGGGGAGATTTGGTCTGAAGAAGAAATTCAGATTCAGGCAAAGCTTCTACAAGAGGTCTTGGAGCAGCGTAATGTCTGGCGTGTGAAATTAACCGGCTATTCTCCAACTGATGGGCATTCTGAACCTGGCTGGGCGGTGGATCTGAATTTTGATGAGGCCTGCACCTTGGGCCTCTGCTTTCGACAGCATGCCATCTACTGGATCATGGAGGATAAGTTGTTTGTCAGCCTCTGTGATTCAGAACGGCTGTGTGTAGAAGTCGGAAGCTTTCGGGAGCATCTGGATTGAAAATCTGAAGGTCCAGCCCAGAGGAGAGTTTGACTGCAAAACCGCTACCTAACGACCATCATCTAATTTGCCAATGGATAACGAAGAAAAGCTTCGTCGTCTGAGAATGAAGGCCGAAGAACGGGAAAGAGTTCGAGAAGAACAGCTCCAAAATGAAGATTCTTTGCAAGCCCTAAGGGAAGTCTACGGTCTGAGTGAGGCGGAACTCCAAAAACTCCAGCAGGAAGTTGAAACAGAGTACGCTGCAGAACAAGAGTCAGGACAACAACAGATCCAGCGTTGTTATGGCAGTTGGGCTTCCATCAAGCAGTTGTTGTTCACTGCTAAAGGGAGACTCTCACGTGGTGATTTCTGGTTGGCAGAATTGGGTGTTTTCGTTGTTCACTCACTGATCGCTGCTTCAACTGTCAGCTATCCAGTATTGGGTATACTTGCCCTAATTTGCTGGTTGGCGCACATCAATCTTGCTATCAAGCGTTGTCACGACCGAGGATATTCTGGCTGGTTTCTACTCCTTGGTATTGTTCCTGTCTTTCAGTTCTGGCCGATGGTGGAACTCTTCTTTCTGGCCGGAGAAAACGGAGAGAATCGGTTTGGTTCGGAGCCTGGAGAATCAGGCTCTACTGACAACTGTGCCTGACTTCTTCCTTGCGCAATTGCGGGTTTCCCTGCAAGGTGAATATTTCTCACTATTGATTCGAATCCTTACTAAAAAATCTGAATGCAAGACAAAATTCGCATCCTCAAAAAACAGGCTTTCAACGATCTTCAGCAAGTAGACAACACGGAATCCCTGCCTGGTTGGTTTCGTGATTATTTGGGGAAGAAGGGAGCGGTGACAGCACTGCTCAAACAGCTCGGAACTGTTGATGCTGAAGAACGCCCCCAAGTTGGCAAAGCTATCAATGATTTGAAAACAGAATTGCAGGATTCCTTCGATTCTTTACAGGAGCGGTTGCGCCAGCAAAAGATGGAAAAGGAGATCGCTTCGGATTCAATTGATGTCACACTCCCTGGACGACCCTTTCCTACGGGGCATCTCCATCTGACTACCCAGACGTTGCGCAAAATCTATCAAATTTTTGCTGAGATGGGCTTTCAGGTGTACGAGGCTCCAGATGTGGAAACAGATGCCTATAATTTCCAAGCACTCAACATCCCTGAGTACCACCCTGCACGAGACATGTGGGATACCTTCTGGGTCAACAAGGAAGTAGTATTACGAACCCACACCTCACCGGGCCAGATTCGAGCGATGAAGGAATTTGGACCAGAGCCCATTCGGGTGATTCTACCTGGTAAATGCTATCGATATGAGCAGATCACTCCTCGATCTGAACACCAGTTCTATCAGGTCGAAGGTCTGGTGTTGGGCCACAAGATCCGGATGACAGATCTGATTGGGGTAATGAATGAGTTTGCGCGTAAGATGTATGGTAGCGAGCGCAAGACACGGATTCGTGGCAGCTACTTCCCATTCACAGAACCGAGCATTGAGATTGATATGGACTGCATACTTTGCACAGGAGAGGGCTGCCGGGTTTGCAAGTACACATCTTGGCTGGAGGTTGCTGGGGCTGGCATGGTTCATCCAGTTGTCTTGAAAAATGGCGGCTACGATCCCGATGTTTGGAGTGGCTTTGCTTTCGGTATGGGAGTGGAGCGTCCAGCGATGCTCAAGCATGGCATCCGTGATATCAGATACTTCTACGGTAACAACCTACAATTTCTGCAGCAGTTCTGAGTTTGGTACTTCTCCGCCTGTTGTTCTGCTAGCGATGATCTCTCCATGACTGCTCTTCTTGGGCTGCGTAACCTGAGCAAACGCTTCGGCTATCGTACAATTCTCCAGGAACTGAATCTGGATATTCAAGCGGGAGAATGTGTTCTCCTGCTAGGCAACAACGGGGCTGGTAAGTCCACGCTGTTACGGCTATGTGCGACCCTGCTCAAGCCGCAGCAGGGGCAGATTTTGTATGAAGGGAAGCCCATTGATGAAGATAAGCATCGCTACCTAAGAGATATGGGTGGCATTGCCCACGAAAGCCGCCTCTATGGAGATCTTACACCAAGAGAGAACCTCCACCTCTTTGGTGTTCTCTATGAATTGAAGGATTTGCCACAGCGAATTCCTCAAGCACTGCAGGATGTTCAACTCAGCCAGGCCATCGACCTCCCCGTCAAGACCTTCAGCAGTGGAATGACCAAACGGACGGCAATTGCGCGGCTGTTGTTGCAGCAACCGAAGCTTTTATTGCTGGATGAACCCTATACAGGATTGGATCAGAATTCAGTTCGATGGTTTCAGGAATATCTCCTTGATTTTAGGAACCAGGGAGGAACCTTGTTGCTTGTGACCCATCAACTGGAACTCGGATTGGAGTTGGCCACCCGGGTACTCCTACTCAGTCACCGCA includes these proteins:
- a CDS encoding aldo/keto reductase; amino-acid sequence: ELGLSRFAEGDTRLTMPRFQEPNISQNRELIKKLSQVCAEISCSLAQIAIAWLLAQGERVLPIPGTVKIDHLEDDLGAASVTLSAEILSKLDDLFQPEKIHGFRYPSLGMSEVDTERFACEQ
- a CDS encoding DUF3293 domain-containing protein codes for the protein MSCLPDIYFQTRFSSSSPVLQWPKAFAIITAWPTTGEIWSEEEIQIQAKLLQEVLEQRNVWRVKLTGYSPTDGHSEPGWAVDLNFDEACTLGLCFRQHAIYWIMEDKLFVSLCDSERLCVEVGSFREHLD
- a CDS encoding DUF805 domain-containing protein is translated as MDNEEKLRRLRMKAEERERVREEQLQNEDSLQALREVYGLSEAELQKLQQEVETEYAAEQESGQQQIQRCYGSWASIKQLLFTAKGRLSRGDFWLAELGVFVVHSLIAASTVSYPVLGILALICWLAHINLAIKRCHDRGYSGWFLLLGIVPVFQFWPMVELFFLAGENGENRFGSEPGESGSTDNCA
- the pheS gene encoding phenylalanine--tRNA ligase subunit alpha, giving the protein MQDKIRILKKQAFNDLQQVDNTESLPGWFRDYLGKKGAVTALLKQLGTVDAEERPQVGKAINDLKTELQDSFDSLQERLRQQKMEKEIASDSIDVTLPGRPFPTGHLHLTTQTLRKIYQIFAEMGFQVYEAPDVETDAYNFQALNIPEYHPARDMWDTFWVNKEVVLRTHTSPGQIRAMKEFGPEPIRVILPGKCYRYEQITPRSEHQFYQVEGLVLGHKIRMTDLIGVMNEFARKMYGSERKTRIRGSYFPFTEPSIEIDMDCILCTGEGCRVCKYTSWLEVAGAGMVHPVVLKNGGYDPDVWSGFAFGMGVERPAMLKHGIRDIRYFYGNNLQFLQQF
- the ccmA gene encoding heme ABC exporter ATP-binding protein CcmA, which encodes MTALLGLRNLSKRFGYRTILQELNLDIQAGECVLLLGNNGAGKSTLLRLCATLLKPQQGQILYEGKPIDEDKHRYLRDMGGIAHESRLYGDLTPRENLHLFGVLYELKDLPQRIPQALQDVQLSQAIDLPVKTFSSGMTKRTAIARLLLQQPKLLLLDEPYTGLDQNSVRWFQEYLLDFRNQGGTLLLVTHQLELGLELATRVLLLSHRKIIKDQSSSTMNLSECQQWLSQS